In Solanum pennellii chromosome 3, SPENNV200, a single window of DNA contains:
- the LOC107013672 gene encoding protein TOPLESS-like isoform X11: MVCKFNSQRCMSSLTPKVSRLICTNSGDAILVLASNAINLLWKWLRNERNSGGKYCGNLQIGILMTNDVQEPNHEKVVSCFALSKNACYVISTSGGKISLFNMMTFKPVNPISVASANKFWICI; this comes from the exons ATGGTTTGTAAATTCAACTCCCAAAGGTGTATGTCTAGCCTCACTCCAAAG GTGTCAAGGTTAATATGTACAAACTCTGGTGATGCCATCTTAGTATTAGCATCGAATGCTATTAACCTGCTTTGGAAGTGGCTAAGAAATGAGCGCAATTCAGGGGGCAAG TACTGTGGCAACCTTCAAATTGGCATCTTAATGACAAATGATGTGCAAGAACCAAACCATGAGAAAGTTGTCTCCTGCTTTGCTTTGTCCAAGAATGCTTGCTATGTCATATCAACATCTGGTGGAAAGATCTCCTTGTTCAACATGATGACATTCAAG CCTGTAAATCCAATATCTGTAGCATCAGCAAACAAATTCTGGATTTGCATATAG
- the LOC107014300 gene encoding protein TOPLESS-like, with protein sequence MSSLSRELVFLILQFLDEEKFKETVHKLEQESGFFFNMKYFEDEVHNGNWDEVEKYLSGFTKVDDNRYSMKIFFEIRKQKYLEALDKRDRSKGVEILVKDLKVFASFNEELFKEITQLLTLENFRENEQLSKYGDTKSARAIMLVELKKLIEANPLFRDKLQFPNLKNSRLRTLINQSLNWQHQLCKNPRPNPDIKTLFVDHSCGQPNGARAPSPANNPLLGSVPKPGSFPPLGAHGPFQPGPAPVAAPLAGWMSNPPTVAHPAVSGGPMGLGPSSIPASLKHPRTPPTNPSIDYPSGESDHAAKRTRSLGISDEVNLPVNVLPISFPGQGHNQSLTVPDDLPKTVARTLNQGSSPMSMDFHPSQQTLLLVGTNVGDVALWEVGSRERLVLRNFKVWDLSACSMPLQTALVKDPGVSVNRVIWSPDGSLFGVAYSRHIVQIYSYHGNDDIRQHVEIDAHVGGVNDLAFSHPNKQLSVITCGDDKTIKVWDATSGARQYTFEGHEAPVYSVCPHHKETIQFIFSTALDGKIKAWLYDNLGSRVDYEAPGRWCTTMAYSADGTRLFSCGTSKDGESHIVEWNESEGAVKRTYQGFRKRSLGVVQFDTTKNRFLAAGDDFSIKFWDMDHVPLLTSIDADGGLPASPRIRFNKDGSLLAVSANENGIKILANNDGIRLIRTFENLAYDASRASETTKPTVNPISVASANNSGFADRVASVVGISGMNGDARNPVDVKPRINEEPNDKSKIWKLTEISESSQCRSLKLPENLRVTKISRLIYTNSGNAVLALASNAIHLLWKWQRNERNTSGKATASVSPQLWQPSSGILMTNDVHEPNHEEAVSCFALSKNDSYVMSASGGKISLFNMMTFKTMTTFMPPPPAATFLAFHPQDNNIIAIGMDDSTIQIYNVRVDEVKSKLKGHSKRITGLAFSHVLNVLVSSGADSQLCVWSTDGWEKQRARTLQLPGRSTSQSDTRVQFHQDQTHFLAVHEAQIAIFETTKLECLKQWVPRESAAPISHATFSCDSQLIYASFLDATVCVFTAGHLHMRCRIIPSAYLSPSISNSNIHPVVVAAHPQDPNQFALGLSDGSVHVFEPLESEGKWGVPPPLENGSTNGMPTAPSIGASGSDQAPR encoded by the exons ATGTCATCTCTCAGTAGAGAGCTTGTATTCTTGATCTTACAGTTTCTAGATGAGGAGAAGTTCAAAGAAACAGTTCACAA GCTTGAGCAAGAATCTGGCTTTTTCTTTAATATGAAGTACTTTGAAGATGAAGTGCATAATGGTAATTGGGATGAAGTTGAGAAGTATCTCTCTGGTTTTACCAAAGTGGATGACAACCGATATtccatgaaaattttctttgaaataagGAAGCAAAAATATCTTGAGGCATTGGACAA GCGCGACCGGTCCAAGGGTGTTGAAATTCTTGTAAAGGATCTTAAAGTTTTTGCATCTTTCAATGAGGAGCTTTTCAAGGAGATAACTCAGCTTTTGACACTAGAGAATTTCAG GGAGAATGAACAGCTGTCCAAGTATGGAGATACGAAATCTGCACGAGCTATTATGTTGGTTGAGCTCAAAAAGCTTATAGAAGCAAATCCCCTGTTTCGTGACAAGTTGCAGTTTCCCAACCTCAAAAACTCAAGGTTACGAACTTTGATTAACCAAAG CTTAAATTGGCAGCACCAACTTTGTAAAAATCCCAGGCCAAATCCAGATATCAAAACACTGTTCGTTGATCATTCTTGTGGACAACCAAATGGTGCTCGAGCTCCGTCACCTGCAAACAATCCATTGCTTGGATCAGTGCCCAAACCAGGCAGCTTCCCTCCTCTTGGTGCACACGGG CCTTTCCAACCTGGGCCAGCACCTGTGGCAGCTCCTCTTGCTGGGTGGATGTCCAACCCTCCCACTGTAGCTCATCCAGCAGTTTCTGGTGGACCTATGGGTCTTGGTCCTTCATCTATTCCAG CTTCTCTTAAACATCCCAGGACTCCACCAACGAATCCCTCTATTGATTATCCATCTGGGGAATCTGATCATGCTGCCAAAAGAACTAGGTCACTGGGAATATCTGATGAG GTTAATCTTCCTGTGAATGTGCTACCTATATCATTTCCAGGGCAAGGTCATAATCAATCTCTTACTGTACCTGATGACTTGCCTAAGACTGTTGCAAGAACACTAAACCAGGGATCATCTCCCATGAGCATGGATTTTCATCCTTCTCAGCAGACATTGCTTCTAG TTGGCACGAATGTTGGAGATGTTGCATTATGGGAAGTTGGTTCAAGGGAGAGACTGGTGTTGAGAAACTTCAAAGTCTGGGACTTGAGTGCATGTTCAATGCCATTacag ACTGCTCTGGTAAAAGATCCTGGTGTCTCAGTTAACCGTGTTATATGGAGCCCCGACGGTTCGTTATTTG GGGTTGCATACTCTAGGCACATTGTTCAAATATATTCCTATCACGGGAATGATGACATACGTCAGCATGTGGAG ATTGATGCTCATGTTGGAGGCGTAAATGATCTTGCATTCTCTCACCCTAATAAGCAGCTCTCTGTCATAACATGCGGAGATGACAAAACTATAAAG GTTTGGGATGCCACATCTGGTGCAAGACAATATACATTTGAGGGTCATGAGGCACCTGTATATTCTGTGTGCCCTCACCATAAAGAAACCATTCAG TTTATTTTCTCTACAGCATTAGATGGAAAGATAAAAGCGTGGTTATATGATAATTTGGGATCTCGAGTAGATTATGAGGCTCCTGGTCGTTGGTGCACAACAATGGCATACAGTGCTGACGGAACTAG ACTGTTTTCATGTGGAACCAGCAAAGATGGTGAGTCGCACATTGTTGAGTGGAATGAAAGTGAAGGGGCTGTTAAGAGAACATATCAAGGGTTTCGCAAAAGATCGCTGGGTGTTGTACAATTTGATACAACTAAAAATCGATTTTTGGCAGCTGGTGATGATTTCTCAATCAAATTTTGGGATATGGACCATGTTCCACTCCTGACAAGTATTGATGCTGATGGAGGTCTTCCA GCAAGCCCTCGGATTCGATTCAACAAAGATGGTTCTCTATTGGCTGTTTCTGCTAATGAAAATGGGATAAAGATATTGGCAAATAATGACGGTATTCGCTTAATACGCACTTTTGAGAACCTAGCTTATGATGCTTCCAGGGCATCTGAAACAACAAAG CCTACAGTAAATCCAATATCTGTAGCATCAGCAAATAATTCTGGATTTGCAGATAGGGTGGCCTCTGTTGTTGGCATCAGTGGAATG AATGGAGATGCAAGGAATCCGGTAGATGTAAAACCTCGAATAAATGAAGAGCCTAATGACAAATCGAAGATATGGAAGCTCACTGAAATTAGTGAATCATCACAGTGCCGGTCCTTGAAGCTGCCTGAGAACCTCAGAGTGACTAAG ATATCAAGATTAATATATACAAACTCTGGTAATGCCGTCTTAGCATTAGCATCAAATGCTATTCACTTGCTTTGGAAGTGGCAAAGGAATGAACGCAATACAAGTGGCAAG GCAACAGCCAGTGTTTCACCTCAATTGTGGCAACCTTCAAGTGGCATATTAATGACAAATGATGTGCATGAACCAAACCATGAGGAAGCTGTCTCCTGCTTTGCCTTGTCCAAGAATGACTCGTATGTGATGTCAGCATCTGGTGGAAAGATTTCCTTGTTCAACATGATGACATTCAAG ACAATGACAACTTTCATGCCTCCACCTCCAGCAGCAACTTTTCTTGCATTTCATCCTCAAGATAACAATATTATTGCTATTGGCATGGATGATTCTACCATCCAGATATATAATGTCCGAGTGGATGAG GTTAAAAGCAAGCTTAAAGGCCACTCTAAAAGGATAACTGGCCTCGCCTTTTCTCATGTGCTCAATGTGCTAGTTTCATCAGGAGCTGATTCTCAG CTGTGTGTGTGGAGCACTGATGGATGGGAAAAGCAGAGGGCTAGGACCTTGCAGCTACCGGGTAGATCGACATCTCAATCAGATACCAGAGTGCAGTTTCATCAGGATCAAACTCATTTCCTGGCTGTGCATGAGGCACAGATTGCTATATTTGAAACAACAAAGCTGGAATGCTTAAAGCAG TGGGTTCCACGTGAGAGTGCTGCCCCAATTTCTCATGCCACATTCTCGTGTGATAGCCAGCTGATATATGCCAGTTTCTTGGATGCAACTGTGTGTGTATTCACTGCAGGGCACCTCCATATGCGATGCCGCATTATTCCTTCAGCTTATCTATCACCCAGTATTAG CAATTCAAACATCCACCCAGTCGTAGTTGCAGCACATCCACAAGATCCAAACCAGTTTGCATTAGGTCTGTCAGATGGTAGTGTTCATGTTTTTGAACCACTTGAATCTGAAGGCAAATGGGGAGTCCCTCCACCACTTGAAAATGGATCAACAAATGGTATGCCCACCGCTCCATCTATTGGAGCTTCAGGCTCCGATCAAGCACCAAGATGA
- the LOC107014302 gene encoding protein TOPLESS-like yields the protein MASHNEDAGNVTPQFNEEPNDEPKMWRLTKIRDSLQCQSLKLPENLGVTKISSLIYTSSGNSILALASNAIHLLWKWQGNERNSRGKATASVSPQLCQPSSGILMTNDVHEPNHEEAVSCFALSKNDGYVISTSGGRMSLFNLIALKRLTTFMPPPPAATYIVFLPQDNNIIAIGMDDSTIQIYHVRLGEVKSKLKGHSKRITGLAFSHLLNVLVSSGADSQLCVWSTVGWEMQRAKSLQLRGQSISQSDTRVQFHQDQTHFLVVHEAQIAVYETAKLECLKQWVPRESDAPISHATYSCDSQLIYASFLDATVCIFTAGSLLMQCCIFPSAYLSPGISNSNIHPVVVAAHPEDPNQFALGMSDGGVHVFEPLESEGKWGVPPPLQNGFAKGGPASPAIGASGSD from the exons ATGGCTTCGCAT AATGAAGATGCAGGAAATGTTACACCCCAGTTTAATGAAGAGCCTAATGATGAACCTAAGATGTGGAGGCTCACTAAAATTAGAGACTCATTGCAATGCCAGTCCTTGAAGCTTCCTGAAAATCTTGGAGTGACTAAG ATATCAAGCTTAATATATACGAGCTCTGGTAATAGTATCTTAGCATTAGCATCAAATGCTATTCACCTGCTTTGGAAGTGGCAAGGAAATGAGCGCAATTCTAGGGGCAAG GCAACAGCCAGTGTTTCACCACAACTGTGTCAACCTTCAAGTGGCATCTTAATGACAAATGATGTGCACGAACCAAACCATGAGGAAGCTGTCTCTTGCTTTGCTTTGTCCAAGAACGATGGGTATGTGATATCAACATCTGGTGGAAGGATGTCCTTGTTCAACCTGATAGCATTAAAG AGATTGACAACTTTCATGCCTCCACCTCCAGCAGCAACTTATATTGTCTTCCTTCCTCAAGATAACAACATTATCGCTATTGGCATGGATGATTCTACCATCCAGATATATCATGTCCGACTGGGTGAG GTTAAAAGCAAGCTTAAAGGCCACTCTAAAAGGATAACTGGCCTTGCCTTCTCTCATTTGCTCAATGTGCTAGTTTCCTCGGGAGCTGATTCTCAG CTGTGTGTATGGAGCACTGTTGGGTGGGAAATGCAGAGGGCTAAATCCTTGCAGCTACGGGGGCAATCAATATCTCAATCAGATACCAGAGTGCAGTTTCATCAGGATCAAACTCATTTCCTTGTTGTGCATGAGGCACAGATTGCAGTATATGAAACAGCAAAGTTGGAATGTTTGAAGCAG TGGGTTCCGCGTGAAAGTGATGCCCCAATTTCTCATGCCACATACTCATGTGATAGCCAGCTTATATATGCTAGTTTCTTGGATGCAACTGTGTGCATCTTCACTGCTGGGAGCCTCCTTATGCAGTGCTGCATTTTTCCTTCTGCTTATCTGTCACCCGGTATCAG CAATTCAAATATCCACCCAGTTGTAGTTGCAGCACATCCAGAAGATCCAAACCAGTTTGCATTAGGTATGTCAGATGGTGGTGTTCATGTTTTTGAACCTCTTGAATCTGAAGGCAAATGGGGTGTCCCTCCACCACTTCAAAATGGCTTTGCAAAAGGTGGGCCAGCTTCTCCAGCTATTGGAGCTTCAGGCTCCGATTAA